From one Solanum lycopersicum chromosome 12, SLM_r2.1 genomic stretch:
- the LOC101249054 gene encoding uncharacterized protein produces the protein MGDHVEEFNRILDYKDMLLQTNPGSTCVVNLKDSELGNGMKQFHSFYICFDAMKKGFKQGCRRCIGLDGCFLKGICGGQLLVAVAKDANNQMYPIAWAVIDTESKLTWKWFMTILKDDLNLENCSHLTIISDMQKGLIAAVDELFQECEHIMCSRHILANWSQNFRGLERRKKFWACARSTFEAQFKYNINALSKLGIGIVESLIKYNKETWCKAFIQTFSKCDSIDNNMAESFNSWILGPRNKTIVTMLEEIRVKIMSRVSKSRAFAETWTDGISPMAMMVFNTNVTRSMQCNIEWNGDVGFEVLEGVYKHTVNLGQQKCSCRSWELKGIPCAHGIAAMNHLNMDASQAISSWYRKDTYMKTYSHFIQPVPNMEMWPESRNPMVEPPEARQMPGRPPKNRRTKIGEVRKAGKLPRMGTVMTCSLCKGPNHNKRNCPKNPKTKSTPTPTQESTTGKKRGRGHYERTSTSKTGTRRGAGSGYKKRPKVVGQGVFVADTGYTCINLILQQGLSSRRRVNTGVVSSAHVTGDIGFKPTKGLKWKGKQAMTQRQLQVESVVCRIQTRSKADGIQTRSQAKGKSLSKKTY, from the exons atGGGAGATCATGTGGAAGAATTTAACAGAATCCTAGACTACAAGGATATGTTACTCCAAACAAATCCTGGTAGCACTTGTGTTGTGAATCTTAAAGATTCAGAATTAGGAAATGGGATGAAACAATTTCactctttttatatttgttttgatgcTATGAAAAAGGGTTTTAAACAAGGATGCAGAAGATGTATAGGGCTAGATGGGTGTTTTCTAAAGGGAATTTGCGGGGGACAACTTTTGGTAGCAGTTGCTAAAGATGCAAACAACCAAATGTATCCAATAGCATGGGCAGTCATTGATACTGAAAGCAAGTTGACATGGAAATGGTTCATGACCATTCTGAAAGATGATCTTAATCTAGAAAATTGTTCCCACCTAACTATCATTAGTGATATGCAAAAG GGACTAATAGCTGCTGTAGATGAACTATTTCAAGAATGTGAGCACATAATGTGTTCTAGACATATATTAGCAAATTGGTCACAAAACTTCAGAGGCttagagagaagaaagaaattttGGGCTTGTGCTAGATCAACATTTGAGGCACAATTTAAGTACAATATAAATGCCCTGTCCAAGCTGGGAATAGGTATTGTTGAATCTCTTATCAAATACAACAAGGAGACATGGTGTAAAGCTTTTATTCAAACATTTTCAAAGTGTGATAGCATAGATAACAACATGGCAGAGAGTTTCAATTCTTGGATCTTGGGACCTAGGAACAAGACCATTGTAACTATGTTGGAAGAAATTAGAGTTAAGATAATGAGTAGAGTGAGTAAGTCAAGAGCATTTGCTGAAACATGGACAGATGGAATAtctccaatggcaatgatggtatTCAATACAAATGTAACAAGATCAATGCAGTGCAACATTGAATGGAATGGTGATGTTGGATTTGAAGTGTTAGAAGGGGTATACAAGCATACTGTGAACttgggtcaacaaaaatgtagtTGCAGATCATGGGAATTAAAAGGCATCCCATGTGCACATGGTATAGCAGCAATGAACCACTTGAACATGGATGCATCACAAGCAATATCTAGTTGGTATAGAAAAGACACATATATGAAGACATATTCTCATTTTATTCAACCAGTCCCAAACATGGAAATGTGGCCTGAAAGTAGAAACCCAATGGTTGAACCACCTGAGGCAAGACAAATGCCTGGTAGGCCACCaaagaatagaagaacaaaAATTGGTGAAGTGAGAAAAGCTGGAAAGTTGCCAAGAATGGGGACAGTAATGACATGTTCACTTTGCAAAGGACCAAATCATAACaagagaaattgtccaaaaaatCCTAAAACTAAGTCTACACCAACACCCACTCAAGAG TCCACCACTGGAAAAAAGAGGGGTAGAGGTCATTATGAAAGAACAAGCACCAGTAAGACTGGTACAAGAAGAGGTGCAGGAAGTGGTTACAAGAAGAGGCCTAAAGTTGTTGGACAAGGTGTATTTGTTGCTGATACTGGATATACGTGTATTAAT TTGATATTGCAGCAAGGATTGTCTAGCAGAAGGAGGGTTAATACTGGTGTGGTGAGTTCTGCACATGTGACAGGTGATATTGGTT